The DNA sequence ATGATAGATCCTTATCAAATTTACGAATCTCGGGCACTGGGGGCAGATTGTATCCTCCTAATTCTTGCCGCGCTCGATAAGAGTTTAGCCACAGAGCTAGAATCGGTTGCGCTCGAGCTTGGTATGGATGTTTTAATCGAAGTGCATGATGCAGAAGAAATGAAGCGCGCCTTAACCATGAAAAGCCCCCTCCTCGGCGTCAACAATCGCAACTTAAAGACCATGGAAGTATCCACTCAGAATACTCTTGATCTAGCACCGATGGCAGGCAGTGATCGCTTATGTGTTGGTGAAAGTGGACTAGCCACGCATCAGGATCTTATTGACTGCGAGAAAGCGAATGTGTCAACATTCCTTATAGGAGAGACATTTATGCGGCAGGACAATATCATTCAAGCCGTTCACACCATGGTAGGGAAATAAACCATATGACTGAAGAGCTAACACACCTGAACAATAAAGGTGAAGCCAGAATGGTGGACATTTCTGATAAAGACTATACGAAGCGCTTAGCCGTGGCCCAGTCTCTTCTTAATATGCGTCAAGAAACACTAGACAAAATTCTATCTGGCGATCTCCCAAAGGGCGATGTTCTGGCTACAGCTCGTATTGCAGGAATTATGGCTGCCAAAAAATGTTACGAGCTGATTCCCATGTGTCACCCAATTTCTCTTACTGGTGTTGAGCTAGAGATTGAAAAAATCAGCCCTTCAAATTTGCGTATTACAGCAACTGTTAAGACCACGGGAAAAACTGGCGTAGAAATGGAAGCTCTAACTGCAGCGTCTGTTGCGGCTCTGACTATTTATGATATGGCAAAGGCAGTAGACAAAGCCATCGTTATCGCAGAAACCAAACTCATTTCTAAATCCGGCGGTAAATCTGGCGATTTCAAAGTAACGGCCTAACCTCACACGAGATGTGCCCTTGACATTCTCTGCAAAGGGAACTAAAAGAGAACATAGTATAAACAAAACGGGGTTAAAGGGGGCTTTTATGCTGACCAAAAAGCAAAATTTACTTTTGATGTTTATTCATGAAAAAGTACAAGAGAACGGTGTGGCACCTTCCTTTGATGAAATGAAGGATGCTTTAGGCTTAAAGTCTAAATCAGGTATTCATCGCCTTGTCGGCGCCCTTGAAGAAAGGGGCTTCCTGAGAAGACTTGCAAACCGTGCTCGTGCCCTTGAAGTTGTTAAGCTGCCAGATAATATGACCGCAACAGCCCAGACCCCCGTTGATAAATCTAATATTGTTACAGGAAACTTTGGCGCCCCACACCCAAGAGCAACTCAAGCCCCTTCCGCCGTTGATGTTGCAGAAGTGCCTCTCCATGGGCGTATTGCTGCAGGAACACCTATAGAGGCTCTTGAAAATGCAGACAACAACATAGCTGTTCCAATGGATATGGTTGGGCGTGGTCAAACATACGCCCTAACCGTTGATGGGGATAGTATGGAAGAAATGGGAATTATGGACGGTGATACGGTCTTGATTGAAAGTTGTACAACAGCTCGTGAGGGCGATGTTGTGGTCGCACTCCTTGACGGGGAAGAAGCAACGCTGAAAACATTTAAGAAACAAAATAATCATATTGCTCTTGTGCCTGCAAATCGTCGCTATGACACACAATTTTATGAACCAAGAAGAGTACAAATCCAAGGAAAACTTGTAGGATTAATGCGTACTTATCACTAAATATTCCCTTTATTTATTGCCAAGGCCTGCTGGAATGCGGGCCTTTTGCTTTTATAATGGTTGTCTTCCCCATCCCGGTAAAATAGACGGCGTGTGTCCCATAACGGTTCAAAGCATTCAGCGTTATTGATTGACTTATTTTACACAGCCATGGGGGATAATTATGAATGATAAGATCCACCTGCCCGCAAACCTCTAAGAGCATCTCGCGCTCCTTTACTAAAGCGATTTTCTTTTGGTTGACTGTGAGCATGCAGCCTCCAAGTCCGCAGGATCCTTTGATTTTCTTTACTTTGCTAACGTCTTTTAATCCTCCCCTCATCACGGCTTGTTCATAAACATAACTTGAGTGCCTTATATTCTTAAAGGCCACAGATTTTATGCGCCCATCAATAGTATTCTTTTCGAATGCAATCAGGGCTTTGCCAGATTTTAGAACATAAAGATCTGGTTCTTGCTGAGCTGGCAGTATAAGCATGCCACTAAGACAAAGCATGAATAGATTCAGGCCTAAAAGCTTGGGTCTGATAAAAATCATACACCCCGTACCAATCAAACCGAGTGAAAAAGCGACTGGTGTTAATACGCCGCTTCTATAATCCGTCAAAGGAGCGACAGAGAGCCTTTCACCTGTCTCAATCATCAGAGATATCGATTCTCTAAGAATAAAATTTAAACTATTCCATTCAATATCTATCAAGTGGCCGAAAAGGATGAGAAGCCCAATGGGCATAATAAGAACAGTCACAAGTGGCATCACTAAGAGATTCGCAACAATTGCTATGATAGAAATCGTATGAAAATGATAGAGGGAAAATGGCGTGATAGCCAATTGCGAGACAATTGTTGTCAAACATATCATCAAGAACCCCATACAAGTTTTCTCAACAAGCAAGACTGCTCTGCTTTTAGTAGCAAATGCCTTTTTGCTGAATCGAAGGAAACGATACTCAGCATACCAAGTATAAAATAGGATTAATCCAGCAGTTGCAGAAAATGATAATTGAAATCCAATCGTCATCAAAGCATAGGGATTTACGAGGAGAATCATGAGACCTGCGATAGCTAAAGTCCTGAGCGAAAAAGCGCGTCTATTCATGAGCAGAGCTAATAAGGCAACAAGCACCATGATATAGGCACGCTGAGTAGACACCGCAAAGCCTGATAAAATCAAATACCCTGTTGCAGTCAAGGCAACAAAGGGAACAGCCAACTTCCGCGGAGCAATTCTAAGAGCTATCATAGGGATTAACGAGAAAATGCCCTCAAAAAATAGAAAGACCAAGCCGCTGATAAGGCCCATATGCAACCCAGAGATTGCAAGGACATGACTAAGGCCGACCACCCTCATATCCTCATTAATTTGCCTCTCAATATAATCTTTTCGACCGACAAGAAGCGCAGCTGCAACACCCCCTGCCCGACGGCCCAGACTTTCAACGAGGCGATCTGCAATTACCTTTCGCCTCAAGTGAACCCACTCAAAAAGGGAGGCAAGCTGTTCTGATTTCCTAAGTAAAACAGGGGATGAAACGGCATAGCCTGTTGCGCTGAGCTTTTCAAAAAATGCTTTTCGTTGGAAATCATAACTCTGTGGGAAAACAGGGGGCGATGGATGAGACACCATCGCGGCAAACGACACGACATCGCCGACAGTGATGGCCGGGTCCATGCCTGTCTTTACTGTTGTTTTAATCGTTGCACCCCGGTGAGATTTTGGCGCCAGCACTTTAGAAATTAGCCGGTAGTGGTCCCCACCTCTTGGTTCGATTTTTTTAAGTTCTACTGTTAATTTATAATAACGGGGTGTTTGATCAAAAGAAATGGTATGAATTTTTTGTGTTTGTCCCCAGGCCAAAAGGCACCCAATAGCCATATAGACCAATCCTTTGATTAGAAAAACATACATACTGCATCTGAAAGAATTATACAAAGCAAGGGAGACAAGAAGGAATATACCGATAAAAAGCGGAGGCGGTTCTATAGGAAGGAGAAAATAAAAAATACATCCAGCTGACAAAAAAGAAAATTGAGATAGAATTTTTCTCTCATGGGATATTGTCACTTTCCCACAAGTTTTCTTAATATCCCCCCATAAGATTTGCGGAGAAATTGGCTTAATGAAGGCCTCATACACGTATAGAATACTCTTTACAAATTTATGCGTGTATTAAGCCATAAAAGACAAAGAAAAGCGAGAATTATTGCGCTCATTCATTTTAATGTGCATTTTATGTGCAGTGCAATAATATTTGTCAAACTGGTTAGTCTATGATAAAAGGCCTCAACCGTTAAACAGGTCCCTGTCCTTGGACGCTTCAAAATGTTCAAATATCATTCAAACAGAATGACTAAGGTTGTTTAACTCGGCAGGTTTTAAACTAGTAAAGAGCAGGTATTTATGCCCACTGACATGCCCACTGACATGCCAAAGGTCGTCACACGTTTTGCGCCAAGCCCTACAGGCTTTTTGCATATTGGAGGCGCACGCACTGCCCTCTATAATTGGCTATTCGCGAAACGCAACGGGGGAGATTTTCTTCTCCGTATCGAAGATACAGACCGTAAAAGATCATCAGATGAAGCTGTTGACGCCATTTTATCCGGGATGAATTGGTTAGGACTTGATCACACCGGAGATGTGATCAGTCAATTTGCAAGAGCTGACAGACATAGACAAGTGGCTGAAGACCTTCTTTCTGCAGGCAAAGCTTACAAATGTTATGCCACCCAAGAGGAACTGGCTGCTCTGCGCGAAGAAAGCCGTGAAAAAGGCCTTCCAATGCGAGGCGATATCTGGCGTGAGAGAGATCCTTCACAAGCCCCTGAAGGAGTAGCCCCAGCCATTCGCCTAAAAATGAATAGAGAGGGTGCGACAACAATATGCGATCAAGTTCAGGGTGATGTCACTGTACAGAATGACCAACTGGACGATATGATTATTCTGCGTGCTGATGGGAGCCCTACATACATGCTCTCAGTTGTTGTGGACGATCACGATATGGGTATCACTCATATTATTCGCGGAGATGACCATTTAAATAATGCCTTCAGGCAGATGCAACTCTTTGAAGCAATGGGTTGGGATGCTCCAATTTTTGCTCACATTCCCCTTATTCATGGCCCAGACGGAAAGAAGCTATCCAAACGTCACGGTGCTCTTGGCGTAGATGGCTATGATGAAATGGGATATCTTCCAGAAGCGATGCGAAATTACTTGCTACGCTTAGGGTGGAGCCATGGGGACGACGAACTTATTACAACAGATCAAGCAATTGCATGGTTTAACATGGAAAATTTAGGCAAGAGCCCATCCCGCCTGGACTTTGACAAGCTTGATTCTGTAAACGCTCATTATATTCAAACAGCAGATTCGGATGTCCTAATCGACTGGTTTAAAGCTGACTTGGCGACAGAGATTGAGCATGCTCCAACGGCTGAAGAGTTGGCACAAGTTAAACTTGCCCTATCTTCTGCAAGAGAAAGAGCAAAGAAGCGCGCAGATTTAGCTGAGGTTACAGCAATTTTTTGTAATATTCGTCCATTAACATTAACGGAAAAAGCAGCAAAAGCTGTAGCAGGCGAAATTGCTGAAATTCTCAGCGAGTTGGCCTCAACACTAGAGAATTTATCGTCTTGGGAACAAGGGGATGTTAAACAATCCATTTTTGATTTTGCTGAAAGCAAGGGGATGAAAATGGGGAAAGTCATGCAGCCCATAAGAGCCGCCTTAACTGGCGGACGTCCATCGGGTGATTTGATGGAGATTATGGAGATTTTGGGTAAGGAGGAATGCATCCTTCGACTTCAGGATATCGCTGCACAATAAATTGATTACAAATGATAGAGGATCACACTTCTGTCTTTGGGGTCATCATAAAATAAGGAGAAGAGTAACATGTCAAACGACACTATGAAAATTTCAGGCAATGGCACTGAAACAGAGAGCCAAATTTTTGAAGGAACAATTGGCCCTAAAGTCGTAGACATTCGCAAACTCTATGCAGAAACTGGGATGTTTACATTTGATCCTGGATTTACTTCTACAGCCAGTTGCGAATCTAAAATTACTTATATCGATGGGGATAAGGGTGAACTATTATATCGTGGATATCCAATCGAGCAGCTTGCGGACAAGTCTGATTTCATGGAAGTCTGCTATGTATTGCTCTACGGTGAACTTCCCTCTCCTGCAGAAAAAGAAAAATTCCTAAGCGATATTACCTACCATACAATGGTTCACGAACAAATGAGCCGTTTCTTTGCAGGCTTCCGTCGTGACGCTCACCCTATGGCCATTATGGTTGGTGTTGTTGGTGCTCTGGCATCATTTTATCATGACAGTACTGACATTAATGACCCCCATCAGCGCATGGTTGCGTCCTACCGTCTTATTGCCAAGATCCCAACGATTGCTGCGATGGCTTATAAATATTCTGTGGGCCAGCCATTTGTGCACCCAAAGAATAATCTTTCATATGCAGGGAACTTCTTGAATATGATGTTCTCTGTACCTGCTGAAGACTATAAAATTAGCCCTACACTTGAAAAAGCTATGGACCTTATCTTTATTCTTCATGCGGATCATGAACAGAATGCTTCAACATCGACTGTGCGTCTCGCGGGCTCTTCTGGGGCGAACCCCTTTGCTTGTATCGCCGCAGGTATTGCTTGTTTATGGGGGCCTGCGCACGGCGGTGCGAATGAAGCTTGTCTAAATATGCTTGAAGAAATTGGAACTGTTGATCGAATTCCTGAGTTTATTGCACGTGCGAAAGACAAATCTGATCCTTTCCGTCTTATGGGCTTTGGACACCGTGTTTATAAAAACTTTGATCCTCGTGCGACAGTAATGCGCGACACAGCTCATAAAGTACTTGATGAACTTCAGATTGATGATCCACTTCTTGATGTTGCGATGGAACTAGAAAAAATCGCCCTTGAGGACGAGTATTTCGTTGCAAAGAAACTCTACCCGAACGTAGATTTCTATTCAGGTATCATCCTGAAAGCAATGGGATTCCCAACTGAAATGTTTACGGTTCTGTTTGCTTTAGCAAGAACTTCAGGCTGGATTGCTCAGTGGAAGGAAATGATTGAAGACCCAACACAGAAAATTGGACGTCCGCGTCAGCTTTATACAGGCTCGCCTCGCCGGGAATATATCGATCTCGACAAGCGTTAAGTTAATAATAACCTAAAATTGTCTACAACACGCCTCTTCGGAGGCGTGTTTTTTTTGAGGGCTGCGTTTCAATGATAAAATACACTATCTTAGTCATCATGCTGTTTTTTTCTCCGCCTTCCGGAGAGTCTATCAATGAGATATGATGATGAAGATTGATTAACATCTTTATACTTACCTCCATTAATATAATCACTATCTCCTATGCCAATGATAGCTTCTTCTTCGCTGCTGCTGTCAAAGTCTTCTTCAATCCAGTCGTCGCGATCCGAATAGTTATTTTCCCCAGACATATCTGCCATAACTTACTCCTTTACTAATACTGAGCAATATAATCACACACTTTTTTAGGGTGAATATACTACTATAAGTTAGTATAATGGGTAATATCCTAAGATAGTCTTAAGAGAAGCAAGAAGGCCTGCATAGAGATAGGAACAATTTTCATTGAATGCTACATAGCAGTAAGACAAGAAAAAAGGGCCGACAAAAAGTCAGCCCTTAACATATAATAGTTATGAGAAACGATTATTTTTTCTCAGCATCTTTCTTAGCATCCGCTGCAGGCGCGTTGTTGTTTGCTGCAGGGCGTGTCATAGATATACTAACAGCTGGTAAGCTATTATTCAGATCTTCAATCATTTCAGTGGTTTTATCAATACCAGCTGCATGACGGATAACAGTGCCTTTATAAAGAATGATTTGAGCTTTATATTTTTTCAGCAGAGCTGTTGTAATCGGCTTAATTGCACGATCGATCTCGCGGTTAGCTTCTGTCAAAATTGACTCATACCGAGATCTTAAGATCATAAGATTACGTGCTGCTGTTTTCACTTTTGTGTCCAAAGCTTTCATGTCTTCTTCGTATTTCTTCTGGCCTGTGATCGCTTTTTTGCTTTCAATCTCTTTGGCTTCATTAATCCAACCACCCTGACGCTGATCCACATAATTATTTAGTGTGGTAATCTGGTCTCGCATGGCGGCTGTCTTAGAGAGAAGGTCTTTATATGCTTCAGCTTCGTTCTGAATACGCTGACCATCCAAAATAAGAATTTGTGCATGAGAGGCACCTGCTAGAAGTAGAGCAGAAATTAAGGCTGCAAATGACAGCTTCAGTGTCTTCATAATTTTATTCATTTTTAATCCTATAATCCTTTAAGAGATTTGTTATTCGTTTTCATACACCAATTAGAAGGATGTACCAATATTAAATTGTAGCGTTTGTGTACGATCACCAAACTGCCTGCGAAGATTTTTAGTTAAGTCGATACGGAATGGTCCGAATGGCGACTGCCAGCTAAACCCAATACCAATTGCTGCCCGTGGTTTCCAATTATCCCCTATGATACAATCTGTTTCAAAGGCAGCCCCTGTAATGTCTTCTCCAAAAGCACCATTTTGACGCCCTTCTGCGACCCGGTTAAGATAATTTTCAACTTGGCTATAGCCAAATGCACATTGATCAAGACGCACATCAGTTCCCCATAATGAGCCAACATCAAGGAAAGCACTTGCGTTAATGCCCATTTCAAGAGCCGCATCGCCAAGAGGGAAGAACAGTTCCGCTCGACCAACATATTGCTTGGTACCCCCAACAGAGTTACCTAGGTTCAACTTGCCTGCACCAAGGTCATCAAGATTAACTCCCGAAGCTGTTCCAGAGACAATCGTGCCATAAAAACGGCGCGGTCCAACAGCATTCACATCAAAACCCCGCAGTTGAGGTCCACCAAGGAAAAGACTGTCATTCAATCGAACACGTTGTCCAATCCCTTTGATCCAGCTTCCTTGAGCAGAAAGACGCAAAGTCCACCCATTGATGGGCGTCCAATAATTATCAAAATTAACACTAGATTTTAGATATTTAACATCGCCGCCTAAACCTGCATAATTTTGTGAGAAGTAAAAGGCGCGACCCGCTGTAGGACGGAGGTAGTTATTCCGAGAATCAAAGCCCAGAGTATACCCAATAATTGATTGATTATAGGTTCCAAGAGAAGAGCCATAAACAGGGTCAGTTATATTGAAATTCACAGAACCGTTAATTTGGCTACAGGCTTCTAGACGCATATCACGATCAAGCTCTAGATATCCAATTTGCTCGTCTGTCAGTTGGTCTGTATCCACATCAATATAGCGCCCCGTAGTAATATCATAACGAATAAGCCCTAGGCAGCTGTCAATCTGCGATGTAGATAGACGAACATTATCAAATCGGAATGTATAATTCCCTTGATAGGTCCAAAACTCACCAAGAGCAGCTCCCATCCTCAGGCTAAAGCCTTTACTATCACTCTCGTAAGGTGAGGCATATCTATCACTATTGGTTGTTCTGCGGTAGAATATATCTGCTCCGGCAGCAATATTTCTGTCTAAGAAATAAGGTTCCGTAAAGCTCACATTTGCAGACTGCTGATAGCCAGACAAATTCATAGAGAAGCCAAGCCTTTGGCCTTTACCCATAAAGTTTTTCTCATTAATTGAGAAATTAAAGATGAAGTTTTCAATACTAGAGAAACCAATTCCAAAGTTCAAATCACCTGTGGATTGCTCTTCAACACGTACATCTACTTCCATGCGATCAATGGCAGAGCCTTGTTTGCGCTCAACTTCAATACCCTCTGGGCGGAAGAAACCCAGACGTTTCAAACGATCTTCAGAACGCTTAATATTAAAGGAGTTAAAGGCATCCCCTTCTTGGAGACGAAACTCACGACGTATTACTTTATCAAGTGTGCGAACATTTCCATGAATATTGATCCGCTCAACATAGACACGCGGCGCTTCAAGAATCGTAAAGTTATATTCAATTGTACGCTCTTCTTTATTTCTTTTTGGCTTCGGCAAAATGTCTATGAAAGCATAACCCTGTGCACCAGCCAAATCTGTCAAAGTTTCTTGAGAATTCTCAATCGCTTCCTGGCTATAAACTTCCCCTTCTCTAACTCGAAGGAAAACTTTAAAGAGGTCAGCATTCACATCGCGAATTTGACTTTCAACAGTCACTTTACCAAATCGATAGATCTCACCCTCATCAACAGTATAGTTGATAATAAAGCTACTACGGTCTGGCACCAATTCTGCTACAGCAGAAATAATTCTAAAATCTGCATACCCTTCATTGAGATAAAAATTACGCAGCTGTTGCTGGTCATACAAAATTTTATCGGGGTCATACGTGTCGCCACTAGAGAAAATCTTCCACCAACGTGATTCTTTTGTAACGAGTACATCTCTAAGGTCGCCGTCAGAAAAAATCTTATTCCCAAGGAAGTTAATTTTTGACACTTTCGTCTTAGGACCTTCTTGAATTTCAAAGACCACATCCACACGGTTTTGAGATTGTTGGACAACTTTTGGCTCAACAATTGCGGCAAATCGACCTTTAGAGCGATAAAGTTCAAGAATGCGATTCACTTCTGCCTTCACTTTTGCACGGGTAAAGACACTTCTTGGGCGAATGCGAATTTCTTCTGTTAGCGCCTCATTATCAAGTTTCTTATTACCTTCAAAAATGATCCGGTTAATAATCGGGCTTTCTTGAACGACAACAACAAGTACCGTCCCTTGGATATCGAATTTCAAATCCGCAAAAAGACCTGTACTAAACAGGCGTTTAAAACTGTTGTTTAGTTCCGCTTGGTCAAAAGCATCACCGGCGCGCACGGTCATATACTGAAGGATGGTTGCCCCTTCGACACGCACGTTACCCTGCACTTGAATTTCAGTAATAACTGGCATCTGCTGCTGCTGAGGTGCTTGCGCAGAAACCGACAGTGAAACTGACGTAACAACTGTCAAAAGAACAAATGAGAGTGCCCAAATATTTTTCATAAAACCCAACTTATAATCCAGCCCGTATTTGTTATTGCATTCTTGGCGCCTGAAAATGGCCTAAGACACCAAGGATTGCAAGTCATTCAATGTTACAACAACCATTAAAAGTATGATCAAACCAAATCCTATAATAAAACCAGCCTCTTGAGCCTTTTTATTGATTGGTCCGCCCTTGATAGCCTCTAGTCCATAATAGAGCAGATGTCCACCATCTAGTACGGGAATCGGTAATAAATTCATAATTCCCAGACTTAAGGATAAAACGGTGACGATTGATAACCAGTCCAAAAAGCTTCTGCTCGCGGCATCACCCATAATTTGGACCATTCCTACAGGTCCTTTAACTTCTTTTATAGACCTTAAACCTAAGATCAGTTGACCAATATTTCTAACCATTAGTCCGATCTGATCCCCAGTTGATCGAGCTCCTTCTGCAAGCGCACCAAAGAGACCATACTGCACGACCTTATATGTACCCGAAGGTCTCACCCCAAGATAGCCTTTTGCATATTGGTTCCCAAAACGATCTTCCATAAAACGCTTGTCCACAATTGCTTTGAGTAAGATTGTTTGTGTGCCTCGTTGAACCGTAAAGTCCATCGGTCCACCAGGTTGCATCAATATTTCAGTTCTAACCTGAGTGAAATTCGATATCTCCCGGTCATTCACTGCTATGATCACATCGCCAACTTGGAAGCCCGCTCGATCTGCAGCAGACTTTTCTTCGACAAAAGAG is a window from the Temperatibacter marinus genome containing:
- the trpC gene encoding indole-3-glycerol phosphate synthase TrpC, producing the protein MPAVLEEICAAKRAHVAQSKTKLSIQDLEEGIKQASAPRGFFSALEKKKTSKDYGLICEIKKASPSKGLIRPDFNPVAHAKDYEAAGAACLSILTDKPYFQGDDQFLIDARRTVSLPCLRKDFMIDPYQIYESRALGADCILLILAALDKSLATELESVALELGMDVLIEVHDAEEMKRALTMKSPLLGVNNRNLKTMEVSTQNTLDLAPMAGSDRLCVGESGLATHQDLIDCEKANVSTFLIGETFMRQDNIIQAVHTMVGK
- the moaC gene encoding cyclic pyranopterin monophosphate synthase MoaC — encoded protein: MTEELTHLNNKGEARMVDISDKDYTKRLAVAQSLLNMRQETLDKILSGDLPKGDVLATARIAGIMAAKKCYELIPMCHPISLTGVELEIEKISPSNLRITATVKTTGKTGVEMEALTAASVAALTIYDMAKAVDKAIVIAETKLISKSGGKSGDFKVTA
- the lexA gene encoding transcriptional repressor LexA gives rise to the protein MLTKKQNLLLMFIHEKVQENGVAPSFDEMKDALGLKSKSGIHRLVGALEERGFLRRLANRARALEVVKLPDNMTATAQTPVDKSNIVTGNFGAPHPRATQAPSAVDVAEVPLHGRIAAGTPIEALENADNNIAVPMDMVGRGQTYALTVDGDSMEEMGIMDGDTVLIESCTTAREGDVVVALLDGEEATLKTFKKQNNHIALVPANRRYDTQFYEPRRVQIQGKLVGLMRTYH
- a CDS encoding ComEC/Rec2 family competence protein, translating into MAIGCLLAWGQTQKIHTISFDQTPRYYKLTVELKKIEPRGGDHYRLISKVLAPKSHRGATIKTTVKTGMDPAITVGDVVSFAAMVSHPSPPVFPQSYDFQRKAFFEKLSATGYAVSSPVLLRKSEQLASLFEWVHLRRKVIADRLVESLGRRAGGVAAALLVGRKDYIERQINEDMRVVGLSHVLAISGLHMGLISGLVFLFFEGIFSLIPMIALRIAPRKLAVPFVALTATGYLILSGFAVSTQRAYIMVLVALLALLMNRRAFSLRTLAIAGLMILLVNPYALMTIGFQLSFSATAGLILFYTWYAEYRFLRFSKKAFATKSRAVLLVEKTCMGFLMICLTTIVSQLAITPFSLYHFHTISIIAIVANLLVMPLVTVLIMPIGLLILFGHLIDIEWNSLNFILRESISLMIETGERLSVAPLTDYRSGVLTPVAFSLGLIGTGCMIFIRPKLLGLNLFMLCLSGMLILPAQQEPDLYVLKSGKALIAFEKNTIDGRIKSVAFKNIRHSSYVYEQAVMRGGLKDVSKVKKIKGSCGLGGCMLTVNQKKIALVKEREMLLEVCGQVDLIIHNYPPWLCKISQSITLNALNRYGTHAVYFTGMGKTTIIKAKGPHSSRPWQ
- the gltX gene encoding glutamate--tRNA ligase, translating into MPTDMPTDMPKVVTRFAPSPTGFLHIGGARTALYNWLFAKRNGGDFLLRIEDTDRKRSSDEAVDAILSGMNWLGLDHTGDVISQFARADRHRQVAEDLLSAGKAYKCYATQEELAALREESREKGLPMRGDIWRERDPSQAPEGVAPAIRLKMNREGATTICDQVQGDVTVQNDQLDDMIILRADGSPTYMLSVVVDDHDMGITHIIRGDDHLNNAFRQMQLFEAMGWDAPIFAHIPLIHGPDGKKLSKRHGALGVDGYDEMGYLPEAMRNYLLRLGWSHGDDELITTDQAIAWFNMENLGKSPSRLDFDKLDSVNAHYIQTADSDVLIDWFKADLATEIEHAPTAEELAQVKLALSSARERAKKRADLAEVTAIFCNIRPLTLTEKAAKAVAGEIAEILSELASTLENLSSWEQGDVKQSIFDFAESKGMKMGKVMQPIRAALTGGRPSGDLMEIMEILGKEECILRLQDIAAQ
- the gltA gene encoding citrate synthase — translated: MKISGNGTETESQIFEGTIGPKVVDIRKLYAETGMFTFDPGFTSTASCESKITYIDGDKGELLYRGYPIEQLADKSDFMEVCYVLLYGELPSPAEKEKFLSDITYHTMVHEQMSRFFAGFRRDAHPMAIMVGVVGALASFYHDSTDINDPHQRMVASYRLIAKIPTIAAMAYKYSVGQPFVHPKNNLSYAGNFLNMMFSVPAEDYKISPTLEKAMDLIFILHADHEQNASTSTVRLAGSSGANPFACIAAGIACLWGPAHGGANEACLNMLEEIGTVDRIPEFIARAKDKSDPFRLMGFGHRVYKNFDPRATVMRDTAHKVLDELQIDDPLLDVAMELEKIALEDEYFVAKKLYPNVDFYSGIILKAMGFPTEMFTVLFALARTSGWIAQWKEMIEDPTQKIGRPRQLYTGSPRREYIDLDKR
- the bamA gene encoding outer membrane protein assembly factor BamA, whose translation is MKNIWALSFVLLTVVTSVSLSVSAQAPQQQQMPVITEIQVQGNVRVEGATILQYMTVRAGDAFDQAELNNSFKRLFSTGLFADLKFDIQGTVLVVVVQESPIINRIIFEGNKKLDNEALTEEIRIRPRSVFTRAKVKAEVNRILELYRSKGRFAAIVEPKVVQQSQNRVDVVFEIQEGPKTKVSKINFLGNKIFSDGDLRDVLVTKESRWWKIFSSGDTYDPDKILYDQQQLRNFYLNEGYADFRIISAVAELVPDRSSFIINYTVDEGEIYRFGKVTVESQIRDVNADLFKVFLRVREGEVYSQEAIENSQETLTDLAGAQGYAFIDILPKPKRNKEERTIEYNFTILEAPRVYVERINIHGNVRTLDKVIRREFRLQEGDAFNSFNIKRSEDRLKRLGFFRPEGIEVERKQGSAIDRMEVDVRVEEQSTGDLNFGIGFSSIENFIFNFSINEKNFMGKGQRLGFSMNLSGYQQSANVSFTEPYFLDRNIAAGADIFYRRTTNSDRYASPYESDSKGFSLRMGAALGEFWTYQGNYTFRFDNVRLSTSQIDSCLGLIRYDITTGRYIDVDTDQLTDEQIGYLELDRDMRLEACSQINGSVNFNITDPVYGSSLGTYNQSIIGYTLGFDSRNNYLRPTAGRAFYFSQNYAGLGGDVKYLKSSVNFDNYWTPINGWTLRLSAQGSWIKGIGQRVRLNDSLFLGGPQLRGFDVNAVGPRRFYGTIVSGTASGVNLDDLGAGKLNLGNSVGGTKQYVGRAELFFPLGDAALEMGINASAFLDVGSLWGTDVRLDQCAFGYSQVENYLNRVAEGRQNGAFGEDITGAAFETDCIIGDNWKPRAAIGIGFSWQSPFGPFRIDLTKNLRRQFGDRTQTLQFNIGTSF
- the rseP gene encoding RIP metalloprotease RseP, encoding MEFDFGFIALSLLAFIGGFSLLVFVHEWGHYSVGRLFGVRVEVFSIGFGKEIYGYTAKSGTRWRLSAIPLGGYVKFFGDASAASNPGEHVEGLTDEEKKDCLHYKPLWQRALVVAAGPAVNLLLPVLIFAGFTYANGKVFVDADVSFVEEKSAADRAGFQVGDVIIAVNDREISNFTQVRTEILMQPGGPMDFTVQRGTQTILLKAIVDKRFMEDRFGNQYAKGYLGVRPSGTYKVVQYGLFGALAEGARSTGDQIGLMVRNIGQLILGLRSIKEVKGPVGMVQIMGDAASRSFLDWLSIVTVLSLSLGIMNLLPIPVLDGGHLLYYGLEAIKGGPINKKAQEAGFIIGFGLIILLMVVVTLNDLQSLVS